The Solibacillus daqui genome has a segment encoding these proteins:
- a CDS encoding (Fe-S)-binding protein gives MKVTLFATCLVEMFQGDVGKATVELLERLGCEIEFPTSQVCCGQPAYNSGYVEQSKKTMQNMINAFEKAEYVVTPAGSCAYMFKEYPHIFKDDPQWENRAQQLADKTYELTDFIVNVLKVENVGARLTGKATFHTSCHMTRLLGIKTPPMTLLKHVEGLEFVELPGKERCCGFGGTFAVKMGNISGQMVEEKVCNVEETEADILIGADAGCLLNIGGRIERKGKPIRVMHIAEVLNCR, from the coding sequence AAAAGCCACAGTTGAACTACTGGAGCGTTTAGGCTGTGAAATTGAATTTCCAACAAGCCAAGTTTGCTGCGGGCAGCCTGCTTACAATAGCGGTTATGTTGAGCAATCTAAAAAAACTATGCAAAATATGATTAACGCTTTTGAGAAAGCGGAGTATGTTGTAACACCAGCAGGATCATGTGCGTATATGTTTAAGGAGTATCCACATATTTTTAAAGATGATCCTCAATGGGAGAACCGAGCACAGCAATTAGCTGACAAAACATATGAATTAACTGATTTTATCGTCAACGTTTTAAAAGTTGAAAACGTTGGTGCTCGCCTTACAGGAAAAGCTACTTTCCATACATCTTGCCATATGACACGCTTATTAGGTATTAAGACACCACCAATGACCTTACTAAAGCACGTCGAGGGGCTTGAATTTGTCGAGTTACCTGGTAAGGAACGCTGTTGTGGCTTTGGTGGTACATTTGCAGTGAAAATGGGTAATATTTCTGGACAAATGGTTGAAGAAAAAGTGTGTAATGTCGAAGAAACCGAAGCGGATATTTTAATTGGTGCGGACGCAGGCTGTTTATTGAATATTGGCGGTCGTATTGAACGTAAAGGAAAGCCTATACGTGTGATGCATATTGCAGAAGTATTAAATTGTAGATAG
- a CDS encoding LutB/LldF family L-lactate oxidation iron-sulfur protein yields the protein MAMKTSHDPFKDRVSSNLTNTFMRSAVSGAQQRFQTRRQLQVDEIGNWEDWRSHGEEIRQHVLENLDAYLYELSENVQKRGGHVYFAQTAEDASRYIQQIAIDKQAKKIVKAKSMVTEEIHLNAALEEAGCEVIETDLGEYILQLNDHEPPSHIIVPPLHKNRDQIRDIFAKKIGYDKSNQPEEMALFVREKLRQEYLTAEIGITGCNFAIAESGSVTLVTNEGNADLVAALPKTLISVMGMERIVPTFEEMEVLVSLLTRSAVGQKLTSYITTLTGIKDEGDTDGPEEFHLVIVDNGRSQILGTEFQSVLQCIRCAACVNACPVYRHVGGHSYGSIYSGPIGAVLSPLLGGYDDFKELPYASTLCGACTEVCPVKIPLHELLHKHRQKIVETEGKAPISERLIMKAFGYGASTSSLFNVATKVASPAMSPFVKNGKISKGPGPLKAWTEERDFPAPNKESFRDWLKKRQKGDSQ from the coding sequence ATGGCGATGAAAACGAGTCATGATCCATTTAAGGACCGCGTATCATCAAATTTAACGAATACATTTATGCGTAGTGCCGTTTCTGGCGCACAACAACGTTTCCAAACACGTAGACAGTTACAGGTAGATGAGATTGGCAATTGGGAAGACTGGCGTTCACATGGAGAAGAAATTCGCCAGCATGTGCTCGAAAATTTAGATGCTTACTTATATGAATTAAGTGAAAATGTACAAAAGCGTGGTGGGCATGTATATTTTGCCCAAACAGCAGAAGACGCGTCACGTTATATTCAACAAATTGCAATTGATAAACAAGCGAAAAAAATCGTCAAGGCAAAATCAATGGTAACTGAGGAAATTCATTTAAACGCAGCATTAGAGGAAGCTGGCTGTGAAGTAATTGAAACAGATTTAGGGGAATATATTTTACAGTTAAATGACCATGAGCCACCATCGCATATAATCGTGCCACCATTGCATAAAAATCGTGATCAAATTCGTGATATTTTCGCTAAAAAGATTGGGTATGATAAATCAAATCAACCCGAAGAAATGGCATTATTTGTGCGCGAAAAGCTACGCCAAGAATATTTGACCGCAGAGATTGGCATTACTGGCTGTAATTTTGCAATTGCAGAAAGTGGCTCCGTAACACTTGTGACAAATGAAGGCAATGCAGATTTGGTTGCTGCTTTACCAAAAACGCTAATTAGCGTGATGGGAATGGAGCGTATTGTGCCTACTTTTGAAGAAATGGAAGTATTAGTAAGCCTATTAACACGTAGTGCAGTTGGCCAAAAGCTTACTAGCTATATTACAACGTTAACAGGTATAAAAGATGAAGGTGATACAGATGGACCAGAAGAGTTCCATTTAGTAATCGTTGATAATGGTCGATCACAAATTTTAGGTACTGAATTCCAGTCTGTTCTGCAATGTATTCGCTGCGCTGCTTGTGTCAATGCTTGTCCTGTATACCGTCATGTAGGAGGGCATAGCTATGGCTCGATTTATTCGGGACCTATTGGAGCTGTATTATCACCATTATTAGGTGGCTATGATGATTTCAAAGAATTACCTTATGCTTCAACATTATGTGGTGCTTGTACAGAAGTATGTCCTGTCAAAATTCCACTGCACGAATTACTGCATAAGCATCGTCAAAAAATTGTTGAAACTGAAGGAAAAGCACCCATTTCGGAACGGCTGATTATGAAAGCATTTGGCTATGGTGCCTCTACGTCTTCGTTATTTAACGTAGCGACTAAGGTTGCTTCTCCAGCTATGTCGCCATTTGTTAAGAATGGAAAAATTTCGAAAGGACCTGGACCGCTAAAGGCATGGACTGAAGAACGTGATTTCCCTGCACCCAATAAGGAAAGTTTCCGTGATTGGCTGAAGAAGCGTCAGAAAGGAGATTCGCAATGA
- a CDS encoding LutC/YkgG family protein translates to MIQQREAFLENIARQLNRPVRTAVKRPIWKFQPQHDMLKDASSDDLVEVLKEQCKNIHTTCLVTNTAELPTVLQNVVEENGGRSIITPKDERFAAFGLTETMIAWASQNIAHYEWNEAQPDENIRQAEQANISITISEMTLAESGTAVLYSNKHNGRTMNFLPKNVIVLIPKSTIVPRITQAAQRIHQQIERGERISSCILMMTGPSNSADIEMVLIVGVHGPVKATYIIIEDN, encoded by the coding sequence ATGATTCAACAACGTGAAGCGTTTTTAGAAAATATTGCGCGCCAATTAAATCGTCCTGTGCGCACTGCTGTAAAGCGTCCTATCTGGAAATTTCAGCCACAGCACGATATGTTAAAAGACGCGTCAAGTGATGATCTAGTCGAAGTACTAAAAGAGCAATGTAAAAATATCCATACAACCTGCCTTGTAACGAATACAGCTGAGCTACCAACCGTACTACAAAATGTCGTAGAGGAAAACGGTGGACGATCGATTATTACACCTAAAGATGAACGCTTTGCAGCATTTGGTCTAACCGAAACAATGATTGCATGGGCTAGTCAAAACATTGCGCATTATGAATGGAATGAAGCACAACCTGATGAAAACATTCGTCAAGCGGAGCAAGCAAATATTAGTATTACAATTAGTGAAATGACACTTGCTGAATCAGGAACTGCCGTATTATATAGCAATAAGCATAACGGTCGCACGATGAATTTCCTACCTAAAAATGTAATTGTACTTATTCCTAAAAGTACGATTGTGCCACGTATTACTCAAGCGGCACAGCGTATTCATCAGCAGATCGAGCGAGGCGAGCGTATTTCCTCATGTATATTAATGATGACAGGACCGAGTAACTCTGCCGATATTGAAATGGTGCTTATTGTTGGTGTACACGGCCCTGTAAAAGCCACGTATATTATTATTGAAGATAACTAA